A genomic segment from Synergistaceae bacterium encodes:
- a CDS encoding flippase-like domain-containing protein, with product MSLRKGLIIFILLAFGVSAIIIFKSVDDQTIHSLLHANKFKLLLALCVVFLAWICDAGRFCSLAFAAQEKVSFSLGIVLTWLNYFGSAVTPMQSGGGPFQVYALYKKGIPMGKGIAITLIRTMLTVLILTLAVPGVLMLDPEILEGSPFLKGLVFYVFAVILATWAFIAFTIIKPEIVKKLIRVFIMWLRRFNFMRSNRTVIKIIQWLDKEVDNYIINFRLTFKTGKLWLVLAVILSVLHLLALFSVLPVLMSAVGLPFRYTQTIAVQAVFMFILYFVPTPGASGVAEGGGALLYSVLMPENMAGVMSIICRFFTDYISIFMGVVVVIRMLGWGVTENLHKGAAIDEADNK from the coding sequence TTGTCTCTGAGAAAAGGCCTAATAATATTTATATTGCTTGCGTTCGGAGTGTCTGCAATAATAATTTTCAAGAGCGTTGATGATCAGACTATACACTCATTATTACATGCGAATAAATTTAAATTATTGCTTGCTTTATGTGTCGTCTTTCTTGCTTGGATATGTGACGCGGGGCGATTTTGTTCACTTGCATTTGCTGCTCAAGAAAAAGTCTCTTTCTCGCTGGGAATTGTCTTAACATGGCTAAATTATTTCGGCAGTGCTGTAACTCCCATGCAGAGCGGCGGCGGCCCCTTTCAAGTTTACGCGTTATACAAAAAGGGAATCCCTATGGGTAAGGGCATCGCAATAACTCTTATAAGAACTATGCTGACTGTTTTAATATTGACTCTAGCTGTTCCCGGAGTCTTAATGCTTGATCCTGAAATTTTAGAAGGCAGCCCATTTCTTAAAGGTTTAGTATTTTATGTTTTCGCCGTGATATTAGCAACATGGGCATTTATAGCGTTTACTATTATTAAGCCTGAGATTGTCAAGAAATTAATACGAGTCTTTATCATGTGGCTTAGAAGATTTAATTTCATGCGCTCAAATCGTACAGTTATAAAAATTATTCAATGGCTTGATAAGGAAGTAGATAATTACATAATAAATTTTAGACTCACGTTTAAAACTGGTAAATTATGGCTCGTTCTCGCAGTGATTTTATCAGTCTTGCATTTGCTTGCTTTATTCAGTGTTTTGCCCGTCTTAATGAGTGCGGTGGGATTGCCTTTCAGATATACTCAAACAATAGCAGTTCAGGCCGTATTCATGTTTATATTATATTTTGTGCCTACTCCGGGGGCCAGCGGAGTCGCTGAAGGGGGCGGGGCGTTGCTTTATTCTGTCTTAATGCCTGAAAATATGGCCGGGGTAATGTCGATTATATGCAGATTCTTCACGGATTATATTTCGATTTTTATGGGAGTCGTAGTAGTTATTAGAATGCTCGGCTGGGGAGTCACTGAAAATTTACACAAGGGAGCAGCAATTGATGAGGCCGATAATAAATAA
- a CDS encoding ROK family protein has translation MLYGALETGGSRTICAVGDESGQVLEKEVIITSTPDETMAKVLEYFRAKLEVPEGEEAICALGVGSFGPVDVRKHSKTYGNVLNTPKIAWRNYPIVQTLKDALNIPVGLDTDVNAALLGEVVWGAAKGLSDAVYIKIGAGIGMGAMSGGHLIHGMLHPEIGHIKMVRVEGDTYKGHCPNHGACFEGMACGPAIHDRWGKSPKELADNAQVWEFEARYISQALTAVTLMLSPQKIILGGGVMHQAKLFPLIRKYLLEEINNYIDTKELRNIDSYVVPAALNDNQGIMGALKLAEIAATDAAK, from the coding sequence ATGTTATATGGAGCATTAGAGACCGGCGGCAGTAGAACAATTTGTGCAGTCGGCGACGAAAGCGGGCAGGTACTGGAGAAAGAAGTAATTATAACAAGTACACCCGATGAGACTATGGCAAAAGTTTTAGAATATTTCCGGGCAAAATTAGAAGTCCCAGAAGGTGAAGAGGCAATTTGCGCGCTCGGTGTAGGAAGTTTCGGCCCCGTTGATGTAAGAAAGCACTCAAAAACTTATGGAAATGTCTTAAACACGCCTAAAATCGCATGGAGAAATTATCCAATTGTGCAGACTCTTAAGGACGCTTTAAATATTCCCGTCGGACTTGATACGGACGTAAACGCTGCTCTTCTCGGTGAAGTCGTCTGGGGAGCTGCAAAGGGTTTATCTGACGCAGTATATATCAAAATCGGCGCAGGTATAGGAATGGGCGCAATGAGCGGCGGGCATTTGATTCACGGAATGCTGCACCCTGAAATCGGCCATATTAAAATGGTAAGAGTCGAGGGCGATACTTATAAAGGCCATTGTCCAAATCACGGCGCATGTTTTGAGGGTATGGCTTGCGGTCCTGCAATTCATGACCGATGGGGGAAGTCTCCGAAAGAATTAGCGGATAATGCCCAAGTCTGGGAATTTGAAGCGCGTTATATCTCTCAGGCTCTCACAGCAGTAACGTTAATGCTCAGTCCGCAAAAAATTATTCTCGGCGGAGGAGTCATGCATCAGGCCAAATTATTCCCGTTAATCCGCAAATATCTGCTTGAAGAAATTAATAATTATATCGACACGAAAGAATTGCGCAATATTGACAGCTATGTAGTCCCGGCTGCGTTAAATGACAATCAAGGCATTATGGGAGCTTTGAAACTCGCAGAAATAGCCGCCACTGACGCAGCAAAATAG
- a CDS encoding methyltransferase domain-containing protein, with amino-acid sequence MSHDEIINSEITCDEIFSGNLRIFQPVNGPRVNLDTILLANWVKYRAGKNKFLEAGCASGAISLILALRFKNVNITGLDIQENLIELAKLNAANNNLDSRVKFIAGDLRDKNLLMRESYDSVIINPPYESLTRGRTSKILSRSVARLELSCSPEDVAEMSSRVLKSKGRLFAIFTSERLPIFINSMLAHKLMPKRLRPVYPSINNNSGVFLIECIKDGGEGLNLLPPLIVRDESGNYTPEILRAYEL; translated from the coding sequence ATGTCTCATGACGAAATAATAAATAGTGAAATAACTTGCGACGAAATTTTTAGCGGTAATTTAAGAATATTTCAGCCTGTGAACGGCCCTCGCGTAAATCTTGATACTATTTTATTAGCAAACTGGGTGAAATATAGAGCCGGCAAAAATAAATTTCTTGAGGCCGGGTGTGCTTCCGGTGCGATCTCGTTAATTCTCGCTTTGAGATTCAAGAATGTAAATATAACGGGACTCGATATTCAGGAAAATTTGATAGAACTCGCAAAATTAAACGCAGCAAATAATAATTTAGACTCACGGGTTAAATTTATCGCGGGAGATTTGAGGGACAAGAATTTATTAATGCGTGAATCTTATGACTCAGTAATTATTAATCCGCCTTATGAATCACTCACACGAGGCCGGACGAGTAAAATTTTATCGCGTTCAGTAGCAAGACTCGAATTATCCTGCAGTCCTGAAGATGTCGCCGAAATGTCATCGCGTGTCTTAAAGAGTAAAGGCCGGTTATTTGCTATATTCACAAGTGAGAGGCTGCCAATTTTTATAAATTCCATGCTCGCACATAAATTAATGCCTAAAAGATTGAGACCTGTTTACCCGTCAATAAATAATAATTCGGGCGTTTTCCTGATAGAATGCATAAAGGACGGCGGAGAAGGTTTGAATCTTTTGCCCCCGTTGATAGTTCGTGATGAGTCAGGAAATTATACACCTGAAATTCTGCGGGCTTATGAGCTTTAA
- a CDS encoding isoprenylcysteine carboxylmethyltransferase family protein codes for MEKFSEFIFRMRGGLWTLLFVLILITAYGNESSSMQIYISLVIIISGQIWRCWAAGFIGLYRGENVKAQKLAQTGPYALMRNPLYFGNFLIGLGWSIIAGFYAVIIFIASFYLLYILVIIPHEENFLLGKFGDEYINYCGRVKRFRPVLKKFKFSDLTGDFDSKILLRSEIHTIITTVIGTLIIIAVTCYT; via the coding sequence ATGGAAAAATTTAGCGAATTTATATTTAGAATGCGCGGGGGACTTTGGACTCTTTTATTTGTGCTGATATTAATAACTGCATACGGGAATGAATCAAGCTCAATGCAAATATATATCTCGCTTGTAATTATAATATCCGGTCAAATTTGGCGGTGCTGGGCGGCCGGCTTTATAGGCTTATACAGGGGCGAAAACGTGAAAGCTCAAAAACTTGCACAGACTGGGCCGTATGCTTTAATGCGCAACCCTTTATATTTCGGAAATTTCTTAATCGGTCTCGGCTGGAGCATAATAGCAGGCTTTTATGCAGTGATTATATTTATAGCTAGCTTTTATTTATTGTATATTCTCGTGATAATTCCGCATGAAGAAAATTTTTTACTCGGCAAATTCGGCGATGAGTATATTAATTATTGCGGACGTGTTAAAAGATTCCGGCCGGTCTTGAAAAAATTTAAATTTAGCGATTTAACCGGAGATTTTGACTCAAAAATTTTATTGCGCAGTGAAATTCATACTATAATAACGACTGTAATAGGCACACTAATAATTATTGCTGTAACGTGTTATACTTAA
- a CDS encoding N-acetylmuramoyl-L-alanine amidase, which translates to MRKFLLFALFIVLIFASLAWGDASLYRGAISIGAVRTIESGSNFLVSVQDVARLFGFTWTKRGDELILTRSNTQLRVIANSAAAWRGFTLVPLSSSPVDRDGSFWVDTQSAIAIFQPSAGQGANNRLRFSRSTGNYMASTIANPSRRDLEFGKFDEPAPPPPPPAPVQVPRQAPAPSPVPSPAPVRENKQEFITIPEPEPIFIPPVPVKPATPVTPAQNQNPAPVIQPANIPAKPAKYETFRPEDSERPRGEFYHGAIKSIRWSGHKTSKRIRAVIDTEEGSTPQVYLLSGTIHALFESAPENIEGINSPYSNIQVKISRVAQGVDLMFTAPGFIKIDRLFLDKPRRLVFDFFFPEQMQLVRNTPENLITQTPSPSPAPIITTPAKPVTPQPVKIPDPVINDRPQQKLIIPTTPAPSPVIPVMPTPTPRKITGKKTIVIDPGHGGKDPGASDNGVVEKNVNLSVGLELEKALLARGFNVIMTRRTDVYLKLQERTDIANAVNADLFVSIHVNALPQKKSMTGFEIYIMALPTDKDAMNLAKVENREYVEGKGVDTANVDKRTEMLLRILGDMQQNNKISESTDFASALHRAGVRSGLPMRRVAQAPFFVLRGAGMPAVLLELGFVTNAIESQLLTRKDYQQKIAQAMTEGITNYLR; encoded by the coding sequence ATGCGCAAGTTTTTATTATTTGCGTTATTTATCGTGTTGATATTTGCTTCTCTTGCATGGGGCGACGCTTCATTGTACAGGGGGGCAATTTCTATCGGAGCAGTAAGGACTATTGAATCGGGCTCAAATTTTCTAGTTTCTGTTCAGGATGTTGCGAGATTATTCGGCTTTACATGGACGAAAAGGGGCGACGAGTTAATTTTGACTCGCAGCAACACGCAATTAAGAGTCATAGCAAATTCTGCCGCAGCTTGGAGAGGCTTTACACTTGTTCCCTTATCGTCTTCACCGGTTGACAGGGACGGAAGTTTTTGGGTCGATACACAAAGCGCAATCGCAATATTTCAACCTTCAGCAGGTCAGGGCGCAAATAATAGACTCAGATTCAGCCGTTCAACAGGGAATTATATGGCCTCGACTATTGCGAATCCTTCAAGACGTGATTTAGAGTTCGGAAAATTTGACGAGCCTGCACCACCCCCGCCGCCTCCTGCTCCTGTTCAAGTTCCTAGACAAGCCCCGGCTCCGAGTCCAGTTCCGAGTCCCGCGCCTGTTCGTGAAAATAAACAGGAATTTATTACGATTCCAGAGCCAGAGCCTATATTTATTCCGCCTGTACCTGTAAAGCCTGCAACGCCTGTAACTCCTGCTCAGAATCAGAATCCCGCGCCAGTCATACAACCTGCGAATATTCCAGCAAAACCGGCAAAATATGAAACTTTCAGACCTGAAGACTCAGAGAGGCCAAGAGGTGAATTTTATCACGGTGCAATAAAGTCAATTCGTTGGAGCGGTCATAAGACTTCTAAGAGAATCCGCGCAGTCATTGACACTGAAGAAGGCTCAACACCTCAAGTTTATTTATTAAGCGGGACTATACACGCATTATTTGAGTCAGCTCCTGAAAATATCGAGGGCATAAATTCGCCGTATTCAAATATTCAGGTGAAAATTTCGCGAGTCGCTCAGGGAGTTGATTTGATGTTCACTGCTCCGGGATTTATCAAGATTGATAGATTATTTCTTGACAAGCCGCGCAGATTAGTATTTGATTTCTTCTTCCCTGAACAAATGCAGCTGGTCAGAAATACACCGGAAAATTTAATAACTCAGACTCCGAGTCCGAGTCCAGCTCCTATTATTACAACGCCTGCAAAACCTGTTACGCCTCAACCCGTTAAAATTCCCGATCCCGTTATAAATGACAGGCCGCAGCAAAAATTAATAATTCCCACGACTCCAGCTCCGAGTCCTGTTATACCAGTTATGCCGACTCCGACTCCCAGAAAAATAACGGGCAAGAAAACTATAGTAATAGATCCCGGTCATGGCGGAAAAGATCCCGGCGCGTCAGATAATGGAGTAGTTGAGAAAAATGTAAATCTCTCTGTAGGTCTTGAACTTGAGAAGGCACTACTTGCAAGAGGCTTTAATGTGATAATGACTCGCCGCACCGATGTATATTTGAAATTACAGGAACGCACCGACATAGCAAATGCAGTAAACGCCGATTTATTTGTGAGTATTCACGTCAACGCACTCCCGCAAAAAAAATCAATGACGGGATTTGAGATTTATATAATGGCTCTTCCCACTGATAAAGACGCTATGAATCTCGCAAAAGTCGAAAATCGCGAATATGTCGAGGGCAAGGGAGTCGATACTGCTAATGTTGATAAACGAACAGAAATGTTATTAAGAATTCTAGGAGATATGCAGCAAAATAATAAAATTAGTGAAAGCACCGATTTTGCCTCAGCCTTACACCGCGCAGGAGTCAGAAGCGGACTCCCTATGAGAAGAGTCGCACAAGCCCCGTTTTTCGTGTTGAGAGGTGCAGGAATGCCGGCCGTATTGCTTGAATTAGGATTTGTTACGAATGCAATCGAGTCTCAATTATTGACAAGAAAGGACTATCAACAGAAAATAGCTCAGGCAATGACAGAAGGAATTACTAATTATTTGCGATAA
- a CDS encoding metallophosphoesterase — MSLALWFISIFLEYYIYKKLTQAGISLFARNLFMCWAVICFYEFLYAGYIAKLFASRRLGEILGGLGITWIIIVLLAFLAFMIVNILTGFKPFTKNKVYCAVILAFMGVIYCLCEAYFVQERNIIIKTRKLPENINKIRITYLTDLHLGGIYTTAHFNRVMKIVEDSSPDIFILCGDIFDGDMSYWTEEISRLSKAAKRAPLGAFAVNGNHEYNHWYTDDYDTLTRESGFNLLNDERAETAGLVILGIDDRKNEFHSWLNFLRKPEDSNKFVLIIKHRPYLAQDSQGNFDLQLSGHTHGGQYWPLRYFKTWQEGGIPQGLSQQAGGLVYVSNGAGYNGPCMRLFAPPEVTVIDLVRE, encoded by the coding sequence TTGTCATTAGCTTTATGGTTTATATCTATATTTCTTGAATATTATATTTATAAGAAATTGACTCAGGCGGGAATAAGTTTATTTGCTAGAAATTTATTCATGTGCTGGGCTGTGATTTGCTTTTATGAATTTCTTTATGCGGGATATATTGCGAAATTATTTGCTTCTCGCCGGCTGGGTGAAATTCTCGGCGGACTGGGAATAACATGGATAATTATAGTATTGCTTGCGTTTCTTGCTTTCATGATTGTGAATATTTTAACGGGATTTAAGCCTTTCACAAAAAATAAAGTTTATTGCGCTGTGATTCTTGCATTCATGGGCGTTATATATTGCTTGTGCGAGGCCTATTTTGTGCAGGAAAGAAATATAATTATTAAGACTCGCAAATTACCCGAAAATATAAATAAAATCCGAATCACTTATTTAACAGATTTGCATTTAGGCGGAATTTATACGACGGCACATTTTAATCGAGTCATGAAAATAGTAGAAGACTCTAGTCCTGATATATTTATTTTGTGCGGAGATATTTTTGACGGCGATATGTCGTACTGGACTGAAGAAATTTCGCGGCTATCTAAGGCAGCTAAACGGGCACCACTGGGAGCTTTTGCAGTAAACGGAAATCATGAATATAATCACTGGTACACGGACGATTATGATACACTCACGAGGGAATCAGGCTTTAATTTATTAAATGACGAACGGGCGGAGACAGCCGGACTCGTTATACTGGGAATCGATGACAGAAAAAATGAATTTCACAGCTGGCTGAATTTCCTGCGAAAACCTGAAGACTCAAATAAATTCGTGTTAATCATAAAGCACCGGCCATATCTAGCGCAGGACTCACAGGGAAATTTTGACCTGCAATTATCCGGACACACTCACGGCGGGCAGTACTGGCCATTGAGATATTTTAAGACTTGGCAGGAAGGCGGAATCCCTCAAGGACTTTCACAGCAAGCGGGCGGACTTGTTTACGTCAGCAACGGAGCAGGATATAACGGACCTTGTATGAGATTATTTGCACCTCCTGAAGTTACAGTAATTGATTTAGTGAGGGAATAA
- a CDS encoding GerMN domain-containing protein codes for MPPVRRTYNTNDRMPSRPAARRRPPVRTTPRARPEEKSTPLLLRILSWLGILLLFFVLGYLGTSWVVNILDRKLFLKPENRVENQEDLSHLQESRRSQAANIPSSNAPQISLNLYHVMNDSIAQTTRNFSKKVTEDNISDVINAIISLSDLKNSNKIKLLHVFRDADTAFLDMSGQFASSLASAGKRKTLLLLTGIVRTMTENFPPVTQVRFLIDSKTPAPKAAGEVDLGVAWKMPK; via the coding sequence TTGCCGCCAGTTAGACGCACTTATAATACAAATGACAGAATGCCGTCACGTCCTGCAGCACGAAGAAGGCCGCCGGTTCGGACAACTCCACGCGCAAGACCTGAAGAGAAAAGCACGCCGCTATTACTGCGAATATTATCGTGGCTGGGAATATTATTATTATTCTTTGTGCTGGGCTATCTCGGTACATCATGGGTAGTGAATATCTTAGACAGAAAATTATTCTTGAAACCTGAAAATAGAGTCGAGAATCAGGAAGATTTATCACACTTGCAAGAGTCAAGGCGTTCACAGGCCGCAAATATCCCGTCAAGTAACGCGCCTCAAATTTCGTTAAATCTTTATCACGTAATGAATGACTCAATAGCTCAGACGACCCGAAATTTTTCAAAGAAGGTTACAGAAGATAATATTTCAGATGTTATCAACGCAATTATTTCATTAAGTGATCTTAAGAACTCGAATAAAATCAAGCTGCTTCACGTGTTTAGAGATGCTGATACTGCATTTCTTGACATGTCGGGGCAGTTTGCTTCGTCTTTAGCAAGTGCAGGAAAACGCAAGACTCTATTATTATTAACTGGTATAGTACGCACAATGACTGAAAATTTTCCGCCGGTTACACAAGTAAGATTCTTGATTGACTCAAAGACTCCAGCTCCTAAGGCAGCCGGTGAAGTGGATCTCGGAGTCGCTTGGAAGATGCCGAAATGA
- the rdgB gene encoding RdgB/HAM1 family non-canonical purine NTP pyrophosphatase has translation MINKLVIATGNPGKFQEFKKMAQNFASEIIYAPEIAKLIVEETGRTYSENAMLKAQAWAGKVKLPCLADDSGLEVDALDGAPGIYSARVVNGSDNKKISWLLSSLKGENNRNARFAAALALCVPEDYIFIGMGYCYGKIADSPAGSNGFGYDPVFIPDGYNLTFAELDSSVKNSISHRYNAFKKINSCLMTK, from the coding sequence ATGATAAATAAATTAGTGATAGCAACAGGGAATCCGGGCAAATTTCAAGAATTCAAGAAAATGGCTCAAAATTTTGCGAGTGAAATAATATACGCTCCCGAAATAGCAAAATTAATCGTAGAAGAGACCGGCCGGACTTATTCAGAAAATGCTATGTTGAAGGCTCAAGCATGGGCAGGAAAAGTAAAATTGCCTTGTTTAGCTGATGACAGCGGACTTGAAGTTGACGCGCTTGACGGAGCACCGGGCATTTATTCAGCAAGAGTCGTTAATGGCTCAGACAATAAAAAAATTTCTTGGCTGTTATCGAGTCTCAAGGGCGAAAATAATCGTAATGCGAGATTTGCGGCGGCTTTGGCTTTGTGCGTTCCTGAAGATTATATTTTTATAGGGATGGGCTATTGTTACGGAAAAATTGCGGACTCCCCTGCAGGTTCTAACGGATTCGGCTATGACCCTGTATTTATTCCCGACGGGTATAATTTGACATTTGCGGAACTTGACTCGAGCGTAAAGAATTCAATTTCACACAGATATAACGCCTTCAAAAAAATAAATTCATGTCTCATGACGAAATAA
- the ptsP gene encoding phosphoenolpyruvate--protein phosphotransferase: MQVFKGIKIVNGIAIGKIKIYKVPVYEINEGAPADVNAELEKFESARVKVQEQQNALYDKEIKEGHKDTAGIFEAHALMLDDDDLIDSCKEIISDGHTAEFAVRDGFEAAAEMFRNMDDPYFQARSADVIDLKNSMLDVLFGNDSESLQGTEPSILVAEDMAPSETVKLDKSLLLGLVTRQGSSNSHTAILARSMNLPTLIQCKEIADDWDGKFAILDGYNACIYIEPEQKIIDELSAKQAEDRKKEAELQELKGKPSQTKDGQKVRVYANIGGPKDIDSVIENDAEGVGLFRSEFVYLNSKTDPTEDEQFAAYKKVLEALAPRLVIIRTCDIGADKTIDYMNLDKEDNPALGFRAVRICLKRPEFFKRQLRALLRASAFGNLGIMFPMIISRWEVLSCKKLLEECRKELEYEGVKVGNYEIGIMIETPAAALCADDLAPEVDFFSLGTNDLTQYTCAIDRQSANLEDFADTHHPAVLRLIRETIEAGHRHNTWVGICGELGADPTLTEEFLKMGVDELSVNPKSVLPLRGNIRNTDLSEFRKEQAKESMAQDPRQQVPGFWGRLFK, translated from the coding sequence ATGCAAGTCTTCAAAGGCATAAAAATTGTAAACGGTATCGCAATAGGAAAAATAAAGATTTACAAGGTACCAGTTTACGAGATTAACGAGGGTGCGCCCGCTGATGTTAATGCAGAGTTAGAGAAATTTGAGTCAGCCCGCGTTAAAGTTCAGGAACAGCAAAACGCCCTATACGACAAGGAAATCAAAGAAGGCCATAAAGACACAGCAGGAATCTTTGAAGCTCATGCGTTAATGCTTGATGATGATGATTTAATTGACTCGTGCAAAGAAATTATCTCGGACGGACACACAGCAGAGTTCGCAGTTAGAGACGGATTCGAGGCAGCCGCTGAAATGTTCAGAAATATGGACGATCCCTATTTTCAAGCAAGAAGCGCGGACGTTATTGATCTAAAAAATTCTATGCTTGATGTCTTATTCGGCAATGATTCAGAAAGTTTACAGGGTACAGAGCCTTCTATATTAGTCGCTGAAGATATGGCACCTTCTGAAACTGTAAAACTTGATAAATCTTTATTGCTCGGTCTTGTAACTCGTCAGGGAAGTTCTAACAGTCATACGGCAATCTTAGCACGCAGCATGAATTTACCCACTTTGATTCAATGTAAAGAGATTGCGGACGACTGGGACGGAAAATTTGCGATTCTTGACGGCTATAATGCTTGTATCTATATCGAGCCCGAACAGAAAATTATCGACGAGTTATCAGCAAAACAGGCCGAAGACAGAAAGAAAGAAGCCGAGTTGCAGGAACTCAAAGGCAAGCCCAGCCAGACAAAAGACGGCCAAAAAGTTAGAGTTTACGCTAATATAGGCGGCCCTAAAGATATTGACTCAGTTATCGAGAATGACGCAGAGGGAGTCGGACTGTTCAGATCTGAATTTGTTTATCTCAACAGCAAGACAGACCCGACAGAAGACGAACAATTTGCGGCTTATAAAAAAGTTCTTGAAGCACTTGCTCCCCGTCTAGTAATAATCAGAACTTGCGATATAGGAGCGGACAAGACTATTGATTATATGAATCTCGACAAGGAAGACAACCCCGCATTAGGTTTCAGGGCTGTACGTATTTGTCTCAAGAGGCCGGAATTTTTCAAGCGTCAATTACGTGCTTTATTACGGGCTTCAGCATTCGGCAATCTCGGAATAATGTTCCCTATGATTATAAGCCGCTGGGAGGTCTTGAGCTGCAAAAAACTTTTGGAAGAGTGCAGGAAAGAACTCGAATACGAGGGAGTCAAAGTCGGTAATTATGAAATCGGCATAATGATAGAGACTCCGGCTGCTGCTCTGTGTGCTGATGATTTAGCCCCTGAAGTTGACTTTTTCTCGCTCGGAACTAATGACTTGACTCAATATACCTGCGCAATTGACAGACAAAGCGCGAATCTTGAAGATTTTGCAGATACCCATCACCCGGCAGTATTGAGACTGATACGCGAGACAATAGAGGCCGGCCATCGTCATAATACATGGGTAGGAATTTGCGGCGAACTCGGAGCAGACCCGACTTTAACAGAAGAATTCTTAAAAATGGGAGTCGATGAGCTTTCAGTGAATCCCAAGAGCGTTTTACCCTTAAGAGGCAACATCAGAAATACTGATTTGTCAGAATTCAGGAAAGAACAAGCAAAAGAATCTATGGCACAAGATCCAAGACAGCAAGTGCCGGGATTCTGGGGGAGGTTATTCAAATAA
- a CDS encoding purine-binding chemotaxis protein CheW produces MAEIQTLDAQRKAVDQDFRDLDVEALGEEHINLVFTLGRENFGVDVNLVREIVRVPSFITRVPNAPAYIRGVINLRGTIVPVFDMHLKIGMAGQPLTDEARIVVITINDVTFGMIVNSVREVLTIYDSQLEVATKLSSSIDRRYVLWVAKPADDRLILLLDVSSLFELDQILEDSE; encoded by the coding sequence TTGGCAGAGATTCAAACATTAGACGCTCAACGTAAAGCAGTAGATCAAGATTTCAGAGATTTAGACGTTGAAGCACTCGGAGAAGAACATATAAATCTAGTCTTCACACTTGGCCGGGAGAATTTCGGCGTTGATGTTAATTTAGTACGTGAAATAGTTAGAGTTCCTTCATTCATTACAAGAGTTCCAAATGCACCGGCTTATATTCGCGGAGTCATAAATTTGCGCGGTACTATTGTGCCGGTTTTCGATATGCACCTGAAAATCGGAATGGCCGGGCAGCCTCTCACTGACGAAGCAAGAATAGTTGTTATTACAATAAATGATGTAACATTCGGAATGATTGTAAATTCAGTGCGTGAAGTCCTGACTATTTATGACTCGCAATTAGAAGTCGCTACAAAATTATCGTCTTCGATTGATAGGCGTTATGTCTTATGGGTGGCAAAACCTGCGGACGATCGGCTTATATTGCTGCTTGATGTCTCTAGTCTGTTCGAACTTGATCAGATTTTAGAAGATAGCGAATAA
- the rsmI gene encoding 16S rRNA (cytidine(1402)-2'-O)-methyltransferase has protein sequence MPLTLVPTPIGNLEDITLRALKVLREADLIACEDTRTSSILLKHYDIHKNLTSFHLHNENEKLPVLLQKLREGAKIAVISDAGTPGISDPGFILLKRAIEENIRVDVLPGASALLPALLLSGLQPQPFIFLGFPPEKSGERAKLFDSINELDMTLCFYLSPHKAVKQLTDMINILGDRSAALVREISKIFQEVIRGNLSEILERVKNGIKGELVLIIEGNKLNNNKWQSEALSMKANGASVRDIVNEISAKYNVSRNAIKQEIIS, from the coding sequence ATGCCTTTAACACTTGTGCCGACCCCGATCGGAAATCTTGAAGATATAACACTTAGGGCGTTAAAAGTTTTGCGTGAGGCTGATTTGATAGCTTGCGAAGATACACGAACATCAAGTATATTATTAAAGCATTATGATATTCACAAAAATTTGACTTCTTTTCACTTGCATAATGAGAACGAAAAATTACCGGTATTGCTGCAAAAATTACGGGAGGGCGCAAAAATTGCCGTTATATCAGACGCGGGGACTCCGGGAATATCTGATCCGGGATTTATTTTATTAAAACGTGCCATTGAAGAAAATATACGAGTTGATGTTTTGCCCGGTGCGAGTGCCTTATTACCTGCTCTATTATTATCGGGACTCCAGCCTCAGCCGTTTATATTTTTAGGATTCCCGCCGGAAAAATCAGGAGAACGCGCTAAATTATTTGACTCGATTAATGAACTCGATATGACTCTATGCTTTTATTTGTCGCCTCATAAAGCAGTCAAGCAATTAACGGACATGATTAATATTTTAGGTGATAGGAGCGCGGCACTAGTTCGAGAGATCAGCAAAATTTTCCAGGAAGTAATACGCGGCAATTTGAGCGAGATTTTAGAACGAGTCAAGAATGGCATTAAGGGCGAACTTGTATTAATTATAGAAGGCAATAAATTAAATAATAATAAATGGCAGTCTGAAGCACTCTCAATGAAAGCAAACGGCGCAAGTGTAAGAGATATAGTAAATGAGATTTCAGCAAAATATAATGTCTCAAGGAATGCAATCAAGCAGGAAATAATTTCATGA